In Vigna unguiculata cultivar IT97K-499-35 chromosome 3, ASM411807v1, whole genome shotgun sequence, a single genomic region encodes these proteins:
- the LOC114179496 gene encoding DNA-(apurinic or apyrimidinic site) lyase 2 isoform X1: MRRRQSERMKIVSYNVNGLRQRISQFGSLRNLLNSFDADILCFQETKLRRQELTADLIMADGYESFFSCTRTSQRGRTGYSGVITFCRVKSAFSSNEVALPLAAEEGFTGLLENSQASKDELPFMTDDLKEFSKDELISLDSEGRCIITDHTHFVLFNVYGPRAANDDTERIQFKQKFYSVLQKRWESLLHQGRRIFVVGDLNIAPFAIDRCDAGPDFENNEFRKWFKSMLIENGGKFCDVFRAKHPDRREAYTCWSQSTGAEVFNFGSRIDHILFAGSCLHDSDDLQCHCFVRCHVNECDIMTQYKRCKPESIPSAHRWKEGRSIKLEGSDHAPVFMSLHEISEVALHSTPSLSARYVPMVHGIQQTLVSVLMKRKVSEQIKSCKMAHEDIAMHSTCEGEEPANKAASSATSPNECRFLPRQVYEGSILKPNELSRGSSQEAVSKSVNESEKSIMHKCKKPNKKARNSQWSQLSLRSFFQKSTNLDNDISCSSYTDFSNSQDEPSLPNPQLHETPTVSDHSISPRQCSLDTDAYDQDLAGSKDSSTKEEKSNVASLEWQRIQQLMQNSIPICKGHKEPCIARVVKKQGPNFGRRFYVCARAEGPASNPEANCGYFGWASSKSRNK, translated from the exons ATGAGAAGAAGACAGAGTGAAAGAATGAAGATTGTGAGTTACAACGTGAATGGCCTGAGACAGCGCATATCGCAGTTCGGGTCGCTCCGGAATCTGCTAAATTCATTCGACGCCGACATCCTTTGTTTTCAGGAGACCAAACTTCGGAGACAGGAACTTACGGCGGACTTGATCATGGCCGACGGTTACGAATCCTTCTTTTCCTGCACCCGCACCTCCCAGAGGGGCCGAACTGGCTATTCCG GCGTTATTACGTTTTGTCGTGTAAAATCAGCATTTTCTAGTAATGAAGTGGCATTGCCACTGGCAGCAGAAGAAGGCTTTACTGGACTTCTGGAAAACTCTCAAGCTAGCAAAGATGAATTGCCGTTCATGACAGATGATCTAAAGGAATTTTCGAAAGATGAGCTTATAAGTCTTGATAGTGAGGGGCGATGCATTATCACGGATCACACACACTTTG TTCTTTTCAATGTGTATGGGCCTCGAGCTGCAAATGATGACACGGAGAGGATTCAATTTAAGCAAAAATTTTACAGCGTATTACAG AAAAGATGGGAGTCTCTCCTGCATCAAGGAAGGAGAATATTTGTTGTTGGTGATCTCAATATTGCCCCATTTGCAATTGATCGATGTGATGCAGGacctgattttgaaaataatga ATTTAGAAAATGGTTCAAATCAATGTTAATTGAAAACGGTGGTAAATTTTGTGATGTCTTCAGAGCTAAACATCCTGACAG AAGGGAAGCATACACCTGTTGGTCGCAAAGTACAGGTGCAGAAGTATTCAACTTTGGGAGTAGAATTGACCATATTCTGTTTGCCGGTTCATGCCTACATGATTCAGATGACCTGCAATGCCATTGTTTTGTAAGATGTCATGTCAACGAATGTGACATTATGACACAGTACAAGCGGTGTAAGCCTGAAAGCATACCGAG TGCCCATAGGTGGAAGGAAGGGCGCAGCATTAAACTGGAAGGATCTGATCATGCTCCAGTTTTTATGTCTTTACATGAAATTTCTGAGGTCGCTCTGCACAGTACTCCTTCCTTATCTGCTAGATATGTTCCCATGGTTCATGGCATACAGCAAACTCTGG TGTcagtgttgatgaaaaggaaaGTTTCTGAACAAATTAAATCATGCAAGATGGCACATGAAGACATTGCAATGCATAGTACTTGTGAGGGAGAAGAACCAGCTAACAAAGCTGCTTCATCTGCAACCAGTCCAAATGAATGTCGATTTCTTCCAAGACAGGTTTATGAAGGTAGCATTTTGAAACCAAATGAACTTTCCAGAGGTTCTTCTCAGGAGGCTGTTTCTAAATCAGTGAATGAAAGTGAAAAATCAATAATGCACAAGTGTAAAAAACCCAACAAAAAAGCTAGAAATAGTCAATGGTCCCAGCTCTCACTTCGGTCATTTTTCCAGAAAAGTACAAATCTTGACAATGACATCAGTTGCTCCTCGTATACTGATTTCTCAAATAGTCAGGATGAACCTTCTCTACCCAACCCTCAGTTACATGAAACTCCTACAGTTTCTGATCACAGTATCAGTCCCAGGCAATGTTCGTTGGATACTGATGCATATGATCAGGATTTAGCTGGGTCAAAGGATAGTTCcacaaaggaagaaaagagtAATGTGGCTTCATTAGAGTGGCAAAGAATACAACAGTTGATGCAGAATAGTATACCTATTTGCAAGGGCCATAAGGAACCTTGTATTGCTCGGGTAGTGAAGAAACAAGGACCAAATTTTGGCCGCAGATTCTATGTTTGTGCTCGCGCTGAG GGCCCTGCGTCTAATCCTGAAGCAAATTGTGGTTACTTTGGATGGGCTTCTTCAAAGTCTAGGAATAAATAA
- the LOC114179496 gene encoding DNA-(apurinic or apyrimidinic site) lyase 2 isoform X2, producing the protein MRRRQSERMKIVSYNVNGLRQRISQFGSLRNLLNSFDADILCFQETKLRRQELTADLIMADGYESFFSCTRTSQRGRTGYSGVITFCRVKSAFSSNEVALPLAAEEGFTGLLENSQASKDELPFMTDDLKEFSKDELISLDSEGRCIITDHTHFVLFNVYGPRAANDDTERIQFKQKFYSVLQKRWESLLHQGRRIFVVGDLNIAPFAIDRCDAGPDFENNEREAYTCWSQSTGAEVFNFGSRIDHILFAGSCLHDSDDLQCHCFVRCHVNECDIMTQYKRCKPESIPSAHRWKEGRSIKLEGSDHAPVFMSLHEISEVALHSTPSLSARYVPMVHGIQQTLVSVLMKRKVSEQIKSCKMAHEDIAMHSTCEGEEPANKAASSATSPNECRFLPRQVYEGSILKPNELSRGSSQEAVSKSVNESEKSIMHKCKKPNKKARNSQWSQLSLRSFFQKSTNLDNDISCSSYTDFSNSQDEPSLPNPQLHETPTVSDHSISPRQCSLDTDAYDQDLAGSKDSSTKEEKSNVASLEWQRIQQLMQNSIPICKGHKEPCIARVVKKQGPNFGRRFYVCARAEGPASNPEANCGYFGWASSKSRNK; encoded by the exons ATGAGAAGAAGACAGAGTGAAAGAATGAAGATTGTGAGTTACAACGTGAATGGCCTGAGACAGCGCATATCGCAGTTCGGGTCGCTCCGGAATCTGCTAAATTCATTCGACGCCGACATCCTTTGTTTTCAGGAGACCAAACTTCGGAGACAGGAACTTACGGCGGACTTGATCATGGCCGACGGTTACGAATCCTTCTTTTCCTGCACCCGCACCTCCCAGAGGGGCCGAACTGGCTATTCCG GCGTTATTACGTTTTGTCGTGTAAAATCAGCATTTTCTAGTAATGAAGTGGCATTGCCACTGGCAGCAGAAGAAGGCTTTACTGGACTTCTGGAAAACTCTCAAGCTAGCAAAGATGAATTGCCGTTCATGACAGATGATCTAAAGGAATTTTCGAAAGATGAGCTTATAAGTCTTGATAGTGAGGGGCGATGCATTATCACGGATCACACACACTTTG TTCTTTTCAATGTGTATGGGCCTCGAGCTGCAAATGATGACACGGAGAGGATTCAATTTAAGCAAAAATTTTACAGCGTATTACAG AAAAGATGGGAGTCTCTCCTGCATCAAGGAAGGAGAATATTTGTTGTTGGTGATCTCAATATTGCCCCATTTGCAATTGATCGATGTGATGCAGGacctgattttgaaaataatga AAGGGAAGCATACACCTGTTGGTCGCAAAGTACAGGTGCAGAAGTATTCAACTTTGGGAGTAGAATTGACCATATTCTGTTTGCCGGTTCATGCCTACATGATTCAGATGACCTGCAATGCCATTGTTTTGTAAGATGTCATGTCAACGAATGTGACATTATGACACAGTACAAGCGGTGTAAGCCTGAAAGCATACCGAG TGCCCATAGGTGGAAGGAAGGGCGCAGCATTAAACTGGAAGGATCTGATCATGCTCCAGTTTTTATGTCTTTACATGAAATTTCTGAGGTCGCTCTGCACAGTACTCCTTCCTTATCTGCTAGATATGTTCCCATGGTTCATGGCATACAGCAAACTCTGG TGTcagtgttgatgaaaaggaaaGTTTCTGAACAAATTAAATCATGCAAGATGGCACATGAAGACATTGCAATGCATAGTACTTGTGAGGGAGAAGAACCAGCTAACAAAGCTGCTTCATCTGCAACCAGTCCAAATGAATGTCGATTTCTTCCAAGACAGGTTTATGAAGGTAGCATTTTGAAACCAAATGAACTTTCCAGAGGTTCTTCTCAGGAGGCTGTTTCTAAATCAGTGAATGAAAGTGAAAAATCAATAATGCACAAGTGTAAAAAACCCAACAAAAAAGCTAGAAATAGTCAATGGTCCCAGCTCTCACTTCGGTCATTTTTCCAGAAAAGTACAAATCTTGACAATGACATCAGTTGCTCCTCGTATACTGATTTCTCAAATAGTCAGGATGAACCTTCTCTACCCAACCCTCAGTTACATGAAACTCCTACAGTTTCTGATCACAGTATCAGTCCCAGGCAATGTTCGTTGGATACTGATGCATATGATCAGGATTTAGCTGGGTCAAAGGATAGTTCcacaaaggaagaaaagagtAATGTGGCTTCATTAGAGTGGCAAAGAATACAACAGTTGATGCAGAATAGTATACCTATTTGCAAGGGCCATAAGGAACCTTGTATTGCTCGGGTAGTGAAGAAACAAGGACCAAATTTTGGCCGCAGATTCTATGTTTGTGCTCGCGCTGAG GGCCCTGCGTCTAATCCTGAAGCAAATTGTGGTTACTTTGGATGGGCTTCTTCAAAGTCTAGGAATAAATAA